A window of Salvia splendens isolate huo1 chromosome 8, SspV2, whole genome shotgun sequence genomic DNA:
ACATTAAGGAGACTGAGATATgtatttaatgtctattttAGGTAAGATTTCAAGtgagacaaactttgtgggacagAGAAAAATGGTagaatgggacaaactttgtgggacgaacggagtatattttttctctcttactttattgtcttgcctattttattctcttttcatttatctattttttctctctttccacttaacTTTTTAAGTACTCTTACTActtatcaatttcttaaatttcgtgcTCAAAAGAAGCATCTCGCATATAGCATGACGAAGGGAATAATAAAAGTAGAGGTAACATGTGGACATACAAAAAAAGGAAGTTATGTAAATTAATAGTGGGCAAgagaaaacacaattttttgaaaaaaatccccaatttgggaatgatttttttaataattaaatgaatTGAATAGATGAAACAAGTTACAATCTACTTCTTGGGCATACCCAAGGCAACAGAAATCCGGACATGCTAGAAATCCGAACAAAAGCAAACAACCCTTTCGGCAAACCTAGTAGACAATAAAACAAGGAGCGAACAAAAACTCCAAACAAAGGACAAGGTCTCGTAGCGGTACTGCCCACAACCTAGGCATGGGTCGAGCCTCGTTAAAACCAATAGTAATTCGGAGGTAAAAATGCTATGCAAAAAACTCTCATTCACAAAATAATTTTGAGTCGTGAATTATGTGGGTAAAATgggatatttttataaaaagatTTTATATAAGTTGATTGCAGATATAGAGAAATGATTGTTCGTTTTCTTTACATTCAATTGAGTTTGCCActttattcataaaaatcacAGTTGAGTTTGTGactttattcatttaatttaagttatacTAGTAAAAAATGAACAATCAAGCTTTTTTTATTaagaaaattgtaaaattaaaaatattaatagtagtaattttgAATGTACTGTGaaatatcaaaaaaattaaCTGAAATACATGAATAAATTGACTGAAATACCCATTGAGTAAAGCAAAGAATATTAGTATTCCAATTCCTTCGAGTCTTCCGTTGCGATTCCATCTCGTCGTTTCCGATGcctgttttctttctctaaattcTCGCTCCATATTCATATCCTTCCTCCACTCTCGGTCTTCTCGCAAAGAATCCCGGGCATCAGTTGAGGTAGCAGCTCTCTATCGATTAGTATTTGTGTACTTGTGTTTTAAGCTGTTTTAGATCTTATTGTCTGTGTTTTGTTTCCATTGATTGCTGATATGTGCAGTTTATCTGGTGTTAAATTAGTTTTCCAGGTATATCTTAGTTTTTTAACTGAATTGTGATGCGAGTAGTCGGTGATTCTGGATCGTTATGTAGTGAAAGACACAATTCTTCAATTTACGCGGATTTGTAATGTGGATTTTGCTTCAAACCTGTGAAATATAGATCAAACTTCTCGAGTAGTGATTTAATTAATGCAttgttatttttcattttttttgagAGAGTTGATCTATATGTTAGCTATGTATATATGATTTGGTGCGTTTGTGAAcataatttctgaatttcggaTGTTTTGTATATGGATGAGGTTTATCTCACTAGAGTTTGATGGagatatgtgtatttttttggAATGAGTTTATAATACCTGCTATATAAACAATGTGTTGGTCTTGGTGAATGGCAGAGTAAGTCTTTGAAAATGGCCGGTTACAGTGAACCAAATGAGAATCATGTTACATCCGGTGACAATAGTGAATCTCCGGAAAACGAGAGTGAGGTATCGATTGATGCATTGGCGAGGAAGGTGCAAGAATCTTTGTCACTTGCGAAGAGGCATAAGTTTTGGGAAACCCAGCCTGTAGGACAGTTCAATGAACTCGGTGATACGAGCCTGCCTGAAGGTCCGATTGAGCAGCCAACGCCACTTTCCGAGGTCAAGCAGGAGCCCTACAACCTCCCATCTCCTTACGAGTGGATAACATGTGATATAGACTCGGAAGAGGTTTGTGCAGAGGTGTATAATTTGCTGACCAACAATTATGTTGAGGATGACGAGAACATGTTCAGGTTCAATTACTCGAAAGAGTTTCTCCGGTGGGCACTCCGCCCTCCTGGCTATTTCAGGAGCTGGCACATAGGGGTTAGGGTGAAGAGTTCGAAAAAGTTGGTTGCGTTCATTACTGGCATCCCTGCAAGAATCCGGGTTCGTAACACTGTTGTGTTGATGGCGGAAGTAAACTTCCTGTGTGTTCACAAGAAGCTCCGATCAAAGAGGCTTGCTCCGGTCATGATCAAAGAGGTTACCCGGAGGGTCCATCTCGAGAATATCTGGCAAGCGGCTTATACAGCTGGTGTTGTCCTTCCTACGCCCGTCACAACTTGTCAGTATTGGCATAGATCTTTGAACCCAAAGAAGCTCATTGAAGTTGGGTTTTCTAGGCTTGGTGCGAGGATGACAATGAGTCGCACAATCAAGCTGTACAAGCTATCAGATCAGACGGCCACACCTGGTTTCAGGAAAATGGAGCCTCACGACGTCCCTGCAGTCACTCGTCTGCTTAGGAACTATCTGCAGCAGTTTGCTGTTGCGCCAGACTTTGATGTGGATGACGTAGAACACTGGCTGCTTCCGAAGGAGGATGTTGTGGAAAGCTATATGGTCGAAAGCTCTGAAACTCATGAGATTACCGACTTCTGCAGTTTTTACAGTCTCCCTTCTTCCATACTAGGCAACCAGAACCATTCTGTTTTGAAGGCTGCGTATTCTTATTACAATGTTTCGACCAAGACTCCGTTGCTTCAGCTAATGAGTGATGCCCTCATTGTTGCCAAGAAGAAGGACTTTGATGTGTTCAACGCGCTGGATGTCATGCACAACGAGACCTTCTTGAAAGAACTGAAATTTGGGCCGGGAGATGGCAAGCTGCACTACTACCTCTACAACTATCggctaaagcatgttttgagaTCGTCGGAGCTAGGCCTTGTGCTCTTATAGAGTCGACTTCTATGGATTTCCTGACCAGTCCTGGCCTGACCATTTTTTGTAACTTGATCGAACTCTTCTTGTTTCATTGCTGAAACAAATGTTCTTGAAGAGAACCCGAAATGTGCATCAACAATTGATGATCAACATATGTGCTGGATTTTGATTTTCATTCATGTTTGGAACTTATTTTGTTTTCTGCTCAAACCGGGGCGAATGTGTGCTGTTAGATCATAGATGAGTTCCCTTTGTTAGACAGTGCGTTTCGAGTTAGTTTAATGCAAGCATAGTATTTGTAGAGATTGAGTTCAGCATTATTAGTATAGTTGTTTAGGAATCTAgagtagtagtttttgaactttaatttttatctatttaattctctctccacttaaacTTTAAGCATAGATTTCTTAAATCTCTGTGCTAGAAAACATCTCAACTACAATGAGATGTATGTACCCCCTTACTGAGGTGCGACGTTTGTTAAACTTGATTTCTAGCAGTTGCTTGTTGgacaaaaaacaacaaaaacaaaacaagaaaaagaaagcgACATTTTTCCTAGAATGAGAtcaaaatttacaaaaatagaATGGCTATCTAACCATCAACAATACACAGGAACTGACAGAATATACATCTTTAGACTAAcatcattctatgaaataatgTGCATTCCTCAACTCATCCTCACCCAATAGATTCATAGTGCTCGGGCCAATCACGACAAACAGAGAGCTTGGCTCCATCGCGTGCAAAACAGAACAACTGGAGCTCATCTCAACAGATGATACAGCAGAAAATTCTTCAATCAAAAAGAATTAAACCACGATAGTGGCTTCAGGCTGCAGAAACACTAACTGTCGCCTCCTTTCTCCTTTCCGGATTGATTATGAGAAACAGACGGAGCAAATCAGCCACGGATCACAACTGAAGTAGATGGTGGGTTCTTGTGTTCAGCAAAAGTTACTTACATTGTTCGAACATCTGTTTCAAGTGCAGCACCACTGCATCTGCTTCTTCAGCCAGTTGCGAGAGCCTCTCCGACTCTTTCACTGCTTCAGCAGCTAACAATGCTTCATTTTCTGCCTCCGCAATCTCGTGCGCAGCTATTTTAGCAGCATCTTCC
This region includes:
- the LOC121745186 gene encoding glycylpeptide N-tetradecanoyltransferase 1-like; this encodes MAGYSEPNENHVTSGDNSESPENESEVSIDALARKVQESLSLAKRHKFWETQPVGQFNELGDTSLPEGPIEQPTPLSEVKQEPYNLPSPYEWITCDIDSEEVCAEVYNLLTNNYVEDDENMFRFNYSKEFLRWALRPPGYFRSWHIGVRVKSSKKLVAFITGIPARIRVRNTVVLMAEVNFLCVHKKLRSKRLAPVMIKEVTRRVHLENIWQAAYTAGVVLPTPVTTCQYWHRSLNPKKLIEVGFSRLGARMTMSRTIKLYKLSDQTATPGFRKMEPHDVPAVTRLLRNYLQQFAVAPDFDVDDVEHWLLPKEDVVESYMVESSETHEITDFCSFYSLPSSILGNQNHSVLKAAYSYYNVSTKTPLLQLMSDALIVAKKKDFDVFNALDVMHNETFLKELKFGPGDGKLHYYLYNYRLKHVLRSSELGLVLL